Proteins from a genomic interval of Chroococcidiopsis thermalis PCC 7203:
- a CDS encoding HlyD family efflux transporter periplasmic adaptor subunit encodes MSTVREKKTQFEEESGAKPKGWWRIALALILGIATGALALSKLQQSQTPAPVPVTQKPPKINAVSALGRLEPRGDVIQLSAPSSSFALEGARVLQLMVREGERVRSGDVIAVLDNRDRALAALAKAKEDVKVSQANLAKVKAGAQTGEIEAQQATIARLQAELAGQQQILRAAIARLEAEQRNAAIDLQRYQQLYQNGAISSQELDRRSLNAKSATEQLNETQSTRQQTIATLQRQIEAAKATLNKIQEVRPVDVQLAQSEVDRAIAAMKQAQADLALAYVRAPTGGEILKIHTRAGEKISSAGIAEMGRTEQMIAIAEVLEEDIGKIRLGQKAAISSENLAFAGELRGTVIDVGRQIGKQDALDSDPAADVDARVVEIKVGLPPEASQRVSGLTYAKVIVKINI; translated from the coding sequence ATGTCAACCGTTAGGGAAAAGAAAACTCAGTTCGAGGAGGAATCAGGTGCGAAACCCAAGGGTTGGTGGCGGATTGCCTTAGCTCTAATTCTGGGAATAGCAACGGGAGCTTTGGCGCTGAGTAAATTGCAGCAGAGTCAAACCCCCGCACCTGTACCCGTAACTCAAAAACCCCCAAAGATAAATGCTGTTAGTGCCTTGGGACGTTTAGAGCCGCGTGGAGATGTGATTCAATTATCTGCCCCTAGTTCTTCCTTTGCTCTGGAAGGAGCTAGAGTACTTCAGTTGATGGTAAGAGAGGGTGAAAGAGTACGTAGCGGTGATGTTATAGCCGTTTTAGATAACCGCGATCGCGCTTTGGCAGCTTTAGCCAAAGCCAAGGAAGATGTCAAAGTCTCTCAAGCAAATTTAGCCAAAGTCAAAGCAGGGGCGCAAACTGGAGAAATTGAGGCACAGCAAGCAACAATCGCCCGTCTGCAAGCCGAACTCGCCGGACAACAGCAAATCTTACGAGCAGCGATCGCCCGCCTAGAAGCCGAGCAGCGTAACGCCGCGATCGATTTGCAACGATACCAGCAGTTGTATCAAAACGGTGCGATCTCCTCTCAAGAACTCGATCGCCGCAGTTTGAATGCTAAATCTGCTACCGAACAATTAAACGAAACTCAATCGACTCGCCAACAGACGATCGCGACGTTGCAAAGGCAAATTGAAGCAGCAAAAGCAACTTTAAATAAAATTCAGGAAGTTCGTCCAGTGGACGTACAACTGGCACAATCTGAAGTTGACAGAGCGATCGCGGCGATGAAACAAGCTCAAGCAGACTTGGCACTCGCCTACGTGCGCGCGCCAACTGGCGGCGAAATTCTCAAAATTCACACTCGCGCCGGAGAAAAAATCAGTTCCGCAGGCATTGCAGAAATGGGACGCACCGAGCAAATGATCGCCATTGCCGAAGTCTTAGAAGAAGACATTGGCAAAATCCGCCTCGGTCAAAAAGCCGCTATTAGTAGCGAGAATCTCGCCTTCGCTGGTGAACTGAGAGGCACAGTCATTGACGTTGGCAGGCAGATCGGTAAACAAGATGCACTCGACAGCGATCCCGCCGCCGATGTCGATGCCAGAGTTGTAGAAATCAAAGTCGGTCTACCCCCAGAAGCCAGCCAACGAGTTTCCGGTCTTACCTACGCCAAAGTTATCGTCAAAATTAATATTTGA
- the rsmA gene encoding 16S rRNA (adenine(1518)-N(6)/adenine(1519)-N(6))-dimethyltransferase RsmA, with protein sequence MIRTRKQFAQHWLKSEKALDRIVQAAEIQQSDRILEIGPGTGVLTRRLLPLASSVVAVEIDRDLCQLLTQKLKKVENFLLLQGDFLNLDLATLLAPLPNFQKPNKVVANIPYNITGPILEKLLGTIAEPNPEPYESIVLLVQKEVADRLYAKPESKAFGALSVRVQYLAACEQICIVPAGAFQPPPKVDSAVVRLRPRTLSTVANNPKQLEALVKIGFSAKRKMLRNNLKAIVDSDRLNHLLQELNINPQARAEDLSVTQWVNLSNGLGDG encoded by the coding sequence GTGATAAGAACTAGAAAACAATTTGCCCAGCACTGGCTTAAGAGCGAGAAAGCTTTGGATCGGATCGTACAGGCGGCGGAGATTCAACAAAGCGATCGCATTTTAGAAATTGGTCCTGGTACAGGTGTTTTAACTCGGCGGCTTTTACCCCTCGCCTCATCTGTAGTAGCGGTGGAGATTGACCGCGATCTCTGTCAGTTGCTAACACAAAAATTAAAGAAAGTAGAAAATTTTTTACTATTGCAAGGTGACTTTCTAAATTTAGATTTAGCGACTTTATTAGCTCCACTGCCAAATTTTCAAAAGCCAAATAAAGTTGTTGCTAATATTCCGTACAACATTACTGGTCCAATTCTAGAAAAACTCCTGGGTACAATTGCCGAACCTAACCCAGAGCCATATGAATCAATTGTATTGTTGGTTCAAAAAGAAGTGGCAGATAGACTATATGCTAAACCTGAATCGAAAGCATTTGGGGCTTTGTCTGTCAGAGTGCAGTATTTAGCAGCCTGCGAACAGATTTGTATTGTCCCAGCAGGAGCTTTTCAACCACCACCAAAAGTAGATTCTGCCGTGGTACGGTTGCGTCCGCGAACGTTGTCAACTGTAGCCAACAATCCGAAGCAATTGGAAGCTTTAGTCAAAATCGGTTTTAGTGCCAAGCGGAAAATGTTACGAAATAATCTAAAAGCAATAGTCGATAGCGATCGCCTCAACCATTTACTGCAAGAATTGAATATAAACCCCCAAGCCCGCGCTGAGGATTTAAGCGTGACTCAATGGGTAAATTTGAGTAATGGGTTAGGTGATGGGTAG
- the ispE gene encoding 4-(cytidine 5'-diphospho)-2-C-methyl-D-erythritol kinase — translation MRSYSLIAPAKINLYLEILGDRPDGYHELVMILQSIDLADKIDLRAISTDTIRVHCDNAQVPADKSNLAYRAAELMAKQFPESFAQYGGVEITIHKKIPIAAGLAGGSSNAAAVLVGIDLLWKLGLTQSELQELAAQIGSDVPFCIAGGTAIATGRGEQLSPLPSLDNLYIVLGKHRSLAVSTVWAYSTYRATFGHTYTRNIQNLESRAQAVHSGSMVKAIIHEDGAEIAQKLHNDLEKVVLPEYPKVSQLRQAFQASGANGAMMSGSGPTVFALCTSLEQAQQVHQQVRQIIPDPDLDLWIARMCSGGIQVS, via the coding sequence ATGCGTTCCTATTCTCTGATTGCTCCGGCAAAAATAAATTTGTATCTGGAAATCTTAGGCGATCGCCCAGACGGATATCACGAATTGGTCATGATCCTACAAAGTATCGATCTGGCTGACAAAATCGATCTGCGGGCAATTAGTACCGATACAATCCGCGTTCACTGCGATAATGCCCAAGTTCCAGCAGATAAGAGCAATCTCGCTTATCGCGCCGCCGAACTGATGGCGAAACAATTTCCAGAAAGTTTTGCTCAATATGGCGGGGTAGAAATTACGATTCACAAAAAGATCCCAATTGCTGCTGGATTAGCAGGAGGATCTAGCAATGCTGCTGCCGTTTTGGTCGGCATAGATTTATTGTGGAAACTGGGACTCACGCAATCGGAATTGCAGGAACTCGCAGCCCAAATTGGTTCTGACGTACCTTTTTGTATTGCAGGCGGAACAGCGATCGCCACAGGACGGGGAGAACAGCTTTCTCCTCTCCCCAGTCTCGATAATTTATACATCGTTCTCGGTAAACACCGTAGTTTGGCAGTCTCTACAGTTTGGGCGTATTCAACCTATCGCGCCACCTTCGGTCATACCTACACGAGAAATATTCAAAACTTAGAATCTCGCGCTCAAGCCGTCCACTCAGGTTCGATGGTGAAAGCGATTATTCATGAAGATGGGGCAGAAATTGCCCAAAAACTGCACAACGATTTAGAAAAAGTCGTGTTACCAGAATACCCAAAAGTTTCGCAACTGCGACAAGCATTTCAAGCCAGCGGCGCTAATGGTGCGATGATGTCTGGTTCTGGTCCCACAGTATTTGCTTTATGTACTTCTTTAGAACAAGCTCAGCAGGTACACCAGCAAGTCCGCCAAATCATCCCCGATCCCGATCTAGACTTATGGATTGCTCGAATGTGTAGTGGGGGAATTCAAGTCAGTTAA
- a CDS encoding DUF3082 domain-containing protein — protein MSDDRTTQTPEPTPLRCLSGAVISAGIAFAAYSLTAAIAQTFARKPIHSDNFTVVNIAAAVRTLVVGIMALGTGIFGIVAIGLVALAIQLSIQKLTKKEEL, from the coding sequence ATGTCAGACGATCGAACCACACAAACGCCAGAACCCACTCCATTACGCTGTCTGAGTGGGGCAGTTATTTCGGCAGGAATTGCTTTTGCAGCCTATTCTCTCACAGCCGCGATCGCGCAAACGTTTGCTCGCAAACCAATTCATTCTGATAATTTTACTGTTGTTAATATTGCCGCTGCCGTCCGTACTCTGGTTGTAGGAATCATGGCACTAGGTACGGGTATATTCGGTATTGTCGCTATTGGTTTAGTTGCACTTGCGATTCAACTTTCAATTCAAAAACTGACGAAAAAAGAAGAGTTGTAG
- a CDS encoding RelA/SpoT family protein, producing the protein MNTLTATATTVCNSYECTIPDWLQTCLVENSELETQPTATDNQLICRAFNFAYQLHQGQYRKSGEPYICHPVAVAGLLRDLGGGSAMIAAGFLHDVVEDTDVTLEDIEQQFGAEVKHLVEGVTKLSKFSETFSSKTERQAENFRRMFLAMAQDIRVIVVKLADRLHNMRTLEHLPDEKRRRIALETREIFAPLANRLGIGTFKWELEDLTFKYLEPEAYRQIQDLVAEKRTDREARLTRVIEVLQQGMAQSHIQCIDISGRPKHLYGIYQKMQRQQKEFHEIYDLAAIRIIVKTNEECYRALAVVHDAFRPIPGRFKDYIGLPKPNRYQSLHTTVVGFTGRPLEVQIRTIDMHHIAEYGIAAHWKYKETGGSSHTKFTPVDEKFTWLRQLLEWQNDLKDAQEYLESIKDNLFEDEVYVFTPKGDVVPLSPGSTAIDFAYRIHTEVGNHCAGAKVNGRMVTLDTALKNGDIVDILTQKNSHPSLDWLNFVRTSAAKNRIRQWYKRSRREENVARGRELLEKELGKTGFEALLKSEPMQAVAERCNYHSVEDLLAALGYGELTLNLVLNRWREIVKGQQLIPAEPEVPLSLIPANAKSPREAAVAPKSRASESPIAGVEGLLYHLAKCCSPIPGESIIGVVTTRSQRGISIHRQGCQNVDNIPYDRLVPVSWNANGDRNPRPQTYQVNVQIEAIDRVGVLKDILSRLSDQSINVRHASVKTANGQPAIIELGLDIRDRHQLEQIFNQIRKMSDIIDLRRVGQVDE; encoded by the coding sequence ATGAACACCCTGACTGCTACTGCCACCACTGTTTGTAATTCCTACGAATGTACTATACCTGACTGGTTACAAACCTGCCTTGTAGAGAATTCGGAATTAGAGACACAACCTACTGCGACAGATAATCAGCTAATTTGTCGTGCTTTTAACTTTGCTTACCAACTGCATCAAGGGCAATACCGCAAGTCAGGAGAACCTTACATTTGTCACCCCGTAGCTGTAGCGGGTTTGCTCAGAGATCTGGGAGGTGGTAGCGCGATGATTGCAGCCGGATTTCTTCATGACGTAGTAGAAGATACGGATGTAACCCTAGAGGACATAGAGCAACAATTTGGCGCAGAAGTCAAGCATTTAGTAGAAGGTGTTACAAAACTATCTAAGTTTTCCGAAACTTTTTCGAGTAAAACGGAACGGCAAGCAGAGAATTTTCGACGCATGTTTTTGGCGATGGCGCAAGATATTCGCGTCATTGTCGTGAAACTTGCAGATCGCCTGCACAATATGCGAACTTTGGAACACTTACCCGATGAAAAACGCCGTCGCATCGCTTTAGAAACAAGAGAGATTTTCGCTCCACTGGCAAATCGGCTAGGTATTGGAACATTTAAATGGGAATTAGAAGATTTAACCTTTAAATACCTCGAACCAGAAGCATATCGTCAAATTCAAGACTTAGTAGCGGAGAAGCGCACAGACCGAGAAGCAAGGCTGACGCGGGTGATTGAAGTTTTGCAGCAGGGAATGGCGCAGTCACACATTCAATGTATCGATATTAGCGGTCGTCCCAAGCATCTATATGGTATCTACCAAAAAATGCAGCGGCAGCAAAAAGAATTCCACGAAATCTACGATCTAGCTGCAATTCGGATCATCGTCAAAACTAACGAAGAATGCTACCGCGCTTTAGCTGTAGTCCACGACGCTTTTAGACCGATTCCTGGTCGGTTTAAAGACTATATCGGCTTACCCAAACCCAATCGCTACCAGTCTCTACACACTACAGTAGTCGGCTTTACAGGTCGTCCTTTGGAAGTGCAAATCCGCACGATCGATATGCACCACATTGCCGAGTATGGGATTGCCGCGCACTGGAAGTATAAGGAAACGGGTGGCTCTAGCCATACCAAGTTTACGCCTGTAGATGAGAAGTTCACCTGGTTGCGCCAACTCTTGGAGTGGCAGAACGACCTCAAAGATGCTCAAGAGTACTTAGAGAGTATCAAGGATAATTTATTTGAAGACGAAGTTTATGTCTTCACTCCCAAGGGTGATGTCGTGCCTCTCTCCCCCGGCTCGACAGCAATAGATTTCGCTTACCGGATTCATACAGAGGTGGGAAATCACTGCGCGGGGGCGAAAGTTAACGGCAGAATGGTGACGCTGGATACAGCCCTAAAAAATGGCGATATTGTAGACATTTTAACTCAGAAAAACAGCCATCCCAGCTTAGATTGGCTGAATTTTGTCAGAACTTCCGCAGCAAAAAACAGGATTCGACAGTGGTACAAGCGATCGCGGCGGGAAGAAAACGTCGCCCGCGGACGGGAATTGTTAGAAAAAGAATTAGGGAAAACAGGTTTTGAAGCCTTACTCAAGTCAGAACCGATGCAAGCTGTAGCCGAACGCTGCAACTATCATAGCGTCGAAGACTTACTTGCTGCCCTGGGTTACGGGGAACTGACGTTAAACCTCGTTCTCAACCGCTGGCGAGAGATCGTGAAGGGGCAGCAACTCATTCCTGCCGAACCAGAAGTTCCTCTCAGTTTAATACCTGCAAATGCAAAATCACCCCGCGAAGCAGCAGTTGCACCTAAATCTCGCGCTAGCGAATCGCCGATCGCAGGTGTGGAAGGATTGCTTTACCACCTGGCAAAGTGTTGCAGTCCAATCCCAGGAGAATCCATTATTGGTGTCGTAACCACCCGTTCTCAGCGTGGGATCTCGATCCACCGTCAAGGCTGTCAGAACGTCGATAACATCCCTTACGATCGCCTCGTCCCCGTCAGCTGGAACGCTAACGGCGATCGCAATCCCCGTCCGCAGACTTACCAGGTCAACGTCCAAATTGAAGCGATCGATCGCGTCGGCGTATTAAAAGACATACTATCGCGCCTGAGCGACCAAAGTATCAACGTTCGTCACGCTTCCGTCAAAACAGCCAACGGTCAGCCAGCAATCATTGAATTAGGCTTAGATATTCGCGATCGCCATCAACTCGAACAGATCTTCAACCAAATCCGCAAAATGAGCGACATTATCGACCTGCGCCGCGTCGGTCAAGTGGATGAATGA
- the patD gene encoding heterocyst frequency control protein PatD, giving the protein MLPDLYYQCYQKLSELLKGIQQAATAPEVNPPRLRQNVLAAQQYFQQQIASLDSQDIDPAVESRVRSLQTEISKQFNLLIMDVTFLQAARQPQTLQTRQQQITQRLQTLLSYCEAILSLDKVDKGDKGDKGD; this is encoded by the coding sequence ATGTTGCCAGATCTTTATTATCAGTGCTATCAGAAACTGAGCGAACTGCTAAAGGGAATACAACAAGCAGCGACAGCACCAGAGGTGAACCCCCCCAGACTGCGCCAGAATGTATTAGCAGCACAACAATACTTTCAGCAACAGATTGCCAGTTTAGATAGTCAAGATATCGATCCAGCGGTAGAGTCGAGAGTGCGATCGCTGCAAACGGAAATTAGCAAGCAATTCAACTTGTTAATCATGGATGTGACATTTTTGCAAGCTGCTAGACAACCTCAGACCTTACAAACCCGCCAGCAGCAGATTACCCAACGCCTTCAGACTCTACTGAGTTATTGTGAGGCGATTTTAAGTTTGGACAAGGTAGACAAGGGAGACAAGGGAGACAAGGGAGACTAA
- a CDS encoding 1-acyl-sn-glycerol-3-phosphate acyltransferase, producing the protein MVFGSNKSVSGYKFTWFDRFCLWYPPGWLILFNRHWQHYHADPDGWNWLEYGLFLLPGGFYIALLLRWLRLGCRFPRQQAVQFDRNYQQAFRDEVLAPIAKYYYRGELRQIENLPETESMIVAMNHAGMSFPWDFIVLAYLLGTAREWNVKPLAGVSLFDHPWMIWWLPPGWSQVLGGVRAEKEEFETAIAQKTVLLYAPEGLRGPSKGWQQRYQLASFDPSFIRLSDRHQIPILPVVCLGNELLHPFAINLNLQHIGKIFGLPFLPLSPLMPLFALFPSMGVWAMRSRLRYFIQPVYRVDLKDRTSRRERVAAYQEAQAFRDKLQNAINCILSSSDDK; encoded by the coding sequence GTGGTTTTTGGCAGTAACAAAAGCGTGAGTGGCTATAAGTTTACCTGGTTCGATCGGTTTTGCCTTTGGTATCCTCCCGGCTGGCTGATCCTATTTAACCGTCACTGGCAACACTATCACGCCGATCCTGATGGTTGGAATTGGTTAGAGTATGGATTATTTCTACTCCCAGGTGGATTTTACATCGCCTTGTTACTGCGGTGGTTGCGCTTGGGTTGTCGATTTCCGCGTCAACAAGCGGTGCAATTCGACCGCAACTATCAACAGGCTTTTCGCGATGAAGTCTTAGCGCCAATTGCCAAATATTACTACCGCGGCGAACTGAGGCAAATCGAAAACTTGCCGGAAACAGAATCGATGATTGTGGCGATGAACCACGCCGGAATGTCTTTTCCGTGGGATTTTATCGTACTAGCTTATCTACTAGGTACGGCACGGGAATGGAACGTTAAACCATTAGCCGGAGTTTCTTTATTCGATCATCCTTGGATGATTTGGTGGTTACCCCCTGGATGGTCGCAAGTTTTAGGCGGCGTGAGGGCAGAAAAAGAGGAATTTGAGACAGCGATCGCCCAAAAAACTGTATTATTATACGCACCTGAAGGACTGCGGGGACCTAGTAAAGGCTGGCAGCAAAGGTATCAATTGGCAAGTTTCGATCCGAGTTTTATTCGTTTGAGCGATCGCCACCAAATCCCAATTCTGCCAGTTGTTTGTCTTGGCAATGAACTTTTACATCCATTTGCCATTAATTTGAATTTGCAACACATTGGTAAGATATTCGGCTTACCTTTCTTACCTCTATCGCCTTTAATGCCGTTGTTCGCATTATTTCCTTCTATGGGAGTATGGGCAATGCGATCGCGTTTGCGTTACTTTATCCAACCTGTATATCGAGTAGACCTCAAAGATCGTACCTCTCGTCGCGAGAGAGTTGCAGCATATCAAGAAGCTCAAGCATTCAGAGATAAGTTGCAAAATGCGATTAATTGTATATTAAGCAGCAGTGATGACAAGTAA
- a CDS encoding ABC transporter permease encodes MYLFMYLPIFVLAFYSFNTSPYSAGWQGFTLKWYQQLLQDSRILTALQNSLVVAVCAVIISAVLGTLMAVGLGRYRFPGKTIYRGISYLPMIVPDIAIAVATLVFLATFAIPLSLWTIVAAHIVFCLAYVGIVVTARLAKLDPHLEEAALDLGATPLQAFVKVLLPQLMPGIVAGCLLAFVLSLDDFLISSFTSGSGINTLPMEIFSRIRTGVKPDINALSVILIIISGCVAFLAEYIRDRGEKENS; translated from the coding sequence ATGTATTTATTCATGTACCTGCCGATCTTCGTTCTTGCTTTCTATAGTTTCAATACTTCTCCCTACAGTGCTGGCTGGCAAGGGTTCACACTCAAATGGTATCAACAGTTGCTTCAAGATAGTCGCATCCTGACAGCACTACAAAATAGTTTGGTTGTGGCTGTATGTGCTGTCATCATTTCGGCTGTTTTGGGAACCCTGATGGCAGTGGGGTTAGGACGATATCGATTTCCTGGGAAGACGATCTATCGCGGTATTTCATACTTACCAATGATTGTTCCCGATATTGCGATCGCCGTAGCTACTCTCGTCTTTCTGGCTACGTTTGCCATTCCATTAAGCTTGTGGACGATTGTAGCCGCTCATATTGTCTTTTGCCTTGCCTACGTGGGAATTGTGGTGACAGCGCGACTAGCAAAGTTAGATCCCCACCTAGAAGAAGCCGCACTCGATCTCGGTGCTACACCATTGCAAGCTTTTGTCAAGGTTTTGTTACCGCAGTTAATGCCTGGAATTGTTGCTGGTTGTTTGCTGGCTTTTGTTCTGAGTCTAGATGATTTTCTCATCTCTAGTTTTACGTCTGGAAGCGGCATCAATACTTTACCGATGGAAATTTTTAGTCGCATTCGCACGGGAGTTAAACCCGATATTAATGCCTTGAGCGTCATCCTAATTATTATTTCTGGGTGCGTTGCTTTCTTGGCAGAATATATTCGCGATCGCGGTGAGAAAGAGAATTCGTAA
- a CDS encoding RsmE family RNA methyltransferase, with amino-acid sequence MSQLQRIVIAPAQLQQQQIALTSQQQHYLTRVLRLRQGDRFIAMDGKGQWWLAVIAETTAQILEQMQVQTELPVEITLMVALPKGNGFDEVVRACTELGVNCFAPVTSDRTLLHPSPQKLDRWRRIAIEAAEQSERQIVPTILDPVPFSTGLLSVTGDRKYICVARGNSPHLFTSLQSIPPSPPSKGGLQDSLPALSGELDSSHPPLQENSSPPSQGNSSPPLQGGLGGSIVIATGAEGGWTTNEVENAIAAGFQPVSLGKRLLRAVTAPIVAVSQISAIIEMSRNSENPA; translated from the coding sequence ATGTCTCAACTGCAACGAATCGTCATCGCTCCCGCACAACTGCAACAGCAGCAAATTGCCCTCACATCGCAGCAACAGCATTATCTCACGCGAGTCTTGCGGCTGCGGCAGGGCGATCGCTTTATTGCGATGGATGGCAAAGGTCAATGGTGGCTAGCGGTAATAGCAGAGACAACAGCACAAATTTTAGAACAAATGCAGGTGCAAACTGAGTTACCTGTAGAGATAACTCTGATGGTGGCACTACCCAAAGGGAATGGATTTGATGAAGTGGTACGCGCTTGTACTGAATTAGGAGTCAATTGTTTTGCTCCAGTAACCAGCGATCGCACTTTACTCCATCCCAGCCCGCAAAAACTAGACCGTTGGCGGCGAATTGCAATTGAGGCGGCGGAACAATCGGAACGACAAATCGTACCGACGATTTTAGATCCCGTCCCGTTTAGTACGGGATTGTTGTCGGTGACAGGCGATCGCAAGTATATCTGTGTGGCGCGGGGAAATTCGCCTCATTTATTTACAAGTTTGCAATCGATCCCCCCTAGCCCCCCTTCAAAAGGGGGGTTGCAGGATTCTCTCCCCGCTTTATCAGGGGAATTAGACAGTTCTCACCCCCCTTTACAAGAAAATTCTAGCCCTCCTTCGCAAGGCAACTCTAGCCCCCCTTTACAAGGGGGGTTGGGGGGATCTATCGTCATTGCCACAGGTGCAGAAGGCGGCTGGACGACAAACGAAGTCGAAAATGCGATCGCGGCAGGATTTCAACCCGTCTCCTTGGGTAAACGGCTCTTACGCGCAGTTACCGCTCCCATCGTCGCTGTATCGCAAATATCTGCGATTATAGAAATGAGTAGGAACTCTGAAAACCCTGCATAA
- a CDS encoding O-methyltransferase, whose product MTSILAGSTLQLPEVRAVLERLHDLADRNDNSIIQQVLSSGYDWKSASPAQNAATFREALLPIAPDVGRFLYGVARSISAQRIVEFGTSYGISTIYLAAAMRDRNGGLVIGSEMESSKVMQATENIAAAGLLPFVEIRAGDALETLRDPGGTIDLLFLDGWNNLYLDVLQLVSNNLRSGAVILADDLNITPEQMAPYLEYVRNPANGFISVALPIDDGIEYSVKL is encoded by the coding sequence ATGACATCAATTCTTGCTGGCTCTACATTACAGCTTCCAGAGGTACGGGCAGTACTAGAACGATTGCACGATCTAGCCGATCGCAACGATAATTCAATTATTCAACAAGTTCTCAGTAGCGGTTACGATTGGAAATCTGCTAGTCCCGCACAGAATGCAGCCACATTTCGCGAGGCACTGTTGCCTATTGCACCTGATGTTGGTAGATTTCTCTATGGAGTCGCTCGGTCTATTTCCGCTCAACGGATTGTAGAATTTGGGACATCTTATGGTATCTCCACAATATATTTAGCAGCAGCTATGCGCGATCGCAATGGTGGGTTAGTTATTGGCTCGGAAATGGAAAGCAGTAAAGTGATGCAAGCAACTGAAAACATTGCCGCAGCAGGACTATTACCGTTTGTAGAAATTCGAGCTGGCGATGCGCTGGAGACATTACGCGATCCTGGTGGCACGATCGATTTACTCTTTTTAGATGGTTGGAACAACCTTTATTTAGATGTTTTACAGCTAGTATCGAACAACCTGCGATCGGGTGCGGTCATTCTAGCGGACGATTTGAACATTACTCCAGAGCAGATGGCACCATATTTAGAGTACGTGCGTAACCCTGCCAATGGCTTTATCTCGGTGGCGCTGCCAATAGATGATGGAATCGAGTATTCTGTCAAACTGTAA